One segment of Nitrospirota bacterium DNA contains the following:
- a CDS encoding four helix bundle protein: MLAKYFEDLEIWQLSRNMTNAIYTLTKNERFAKDYGLTDQIRRASVSVMSNIAEGFERGGNQEFIQFLYIAKGSCGEARTQLYIALDQGYVDKEKFNELFNSFKKLSVMISNLIDHLKGSKFRGEKYKKPPVKSMREEMEEIERELGIKR, encoded by the coding sequence ATGCTCGCAAAATATTTTGAAGACCTTGAAATATGGCAGCTATCAAGAAATATGACAAATGCAATTTACACTCTGACAAAAAATGAGCGGTTTGCAAAAGATTACGGACTTACAGACCAGATAAGAAGGGCGTCGGTTTCTGTAATGTCAAATATTGCCGAAGGCTTTGAGCGCGGAGGAAATCAGGAGTTTATCCAGTTTTTATATATTGCAAAAGGCTCCTGCGGCGAGGCAAGAACTCAGCTCTATATTGCATTGGATCAGGGATATGTTGATAAAGAGAAGTTCAATGAATTGTTTAATTCTTTCAAAAAACTATCTGTTATGATTAGCAATCTTATTGACCACTTAAAGGGAAGTAAATTTAGAGGCGAAAAATACAAAAAACCTCCTGTAAAATCAATGCGTGAGGAAATGGAGGAAATAGAAAGAGAACTGGGGATAAAAAGATAA
- a CDS encoding PIN domain-containing protein has translation MKRLFVDTGAWYALVDKNDPDHKNAEHFLRNNKIPLLTTNFVFDEAITLLRSRLGWNIAKEFGQRLKDSQFISLITVKDDDEENAWEIFLKYKDTDFSYTDCTSFAMMERLNIDTAFSFDSHFQTMKFQVMPSL, from the coding sequence GTGAAAAGGCTATTTGTGGATACAGGGGCGTGGTATGCCCTTGTTGACAAAAATGACCCTGACCATAAAAACGCTGAACATTTTTTGAGAAACAACAAAATTCCTCTTCTAACAACAAATTTTGTGTTCGATGAGGCTATTACTCTGCTTCGGAGCCGCCTTGGATGGAACATTGCAAAGGAGTTTGGACAAAGGCTTAAGGACAGCCAATTTATTAGCCTTATCACAGTAAAAGACGACGATGAAGAAAATGCCTGGGAGATTTTCCTTAAATACAAGGATACGGACTTCAGTTACACGGACTGCACCAGCTTTGCAATGATGGAGAGATTAAATATAGATACAGCATTTTCTTTTGACAGCCATTTTCAGACAATGAAATTTCAGGTGATGCCGTCGTTATAA
- a CDS encoding DUF4384 domain-containing protein: MYKFIALIIVVLFTFPTFASENTVWITSEGEAYLSEVETPKEVMERAKRDAQNKAIEQAVGVFIKSHTLVSNSELAEDLIYAAVRGKIEKIEIIKEGWDEKDRNLYKVNLKALIKPVYPEKGEGMSLKLSLSKTDLKEDDEVKIFYQADTDCYVYIFSVAADGSVTLLLPNSTNQDNGIKAGKPYTFPGAGSLQARFLPDYKGKTAEEKIKLIATRKKEDLISLGFQEGLSKVYDAKSTGMISDLIKRLNQLEPADWTEAVAVYTLTR, encoded by the coding sequence ATGTATAAATTTATCGCATTAATCATAGTTGTGCTTTTCACTTTTCCAACTTTTGCCTCTGAAAACACTGTCTGGATTACCTCAGAAGGCGAGGCATATCTCAGTGAAGTTGAAACTCCAAAAGAGGTTATGGAAAGGGCAAAAAGGGATGCCCAAAACAAGGCAATAGAGCAGGCAGTCGGCGTATTCATAAAATCCCACACACTTGTCTCAAACAGTGAGCTTGCAGAAGACCTGATATATGCGGCAGTGAGGGGAAAGATTGAAAAGATTGAAATTATAAAAGAAGGATGGGATGAAAAAGACAGAAATCTTTATAAAGTAAACCTCAAAGCCCTTATCAAGCCTGTATATCCTGAGAAAGGCGAAGGCATGTCCTTAAAACTCTCCCTTTCAAAAACGGATCTGAAGGAAGACGATGAGGTTAAAATATTTTATCAGGCAGACACCGACTGCTATGTTTATATATTCTCTGTTGCCGCAGACGGCTCTGTGACATTACTGCTCCCTAATTCAACAAATCAGGACAATGGCATTAAAGCAGGAAAACCCTATACATTCCCAGGCGCAGGCAGTCTTCAGGCAAGATTTCTCCCTGATTACAAGGGTAAGACGGCAGAGGAAAAGATTAAGCTCATAGCCACAAGAAAAAAAGAGGATTTAATTTCTCTCGGCTTTCAGGAAGGGCTTTCTAAGGTTTACGATGCAAAGTCCACAGGCATGATAAGCGATTTGATAAAGAGGCTTAATCAGCTTGAGCCTGCGGACTGGACAGAGGCCGTGGCGGTTTATACGCTTACGAGGTAA
- a CDS encoding transglutaminase domain-containing protein has product MRKNLIRLALCLLLVFSCNIVFAKTIILEGRLDSRISVTQQMGFSVDKPLNKFMFRFALPAAFSNKVVSQDTKTPDVRFDPEPSKVDDEVDPFGNRFKSVTWNNINKDVRVNINFETHIKSELAAMESKAAFPLKSIPQSEAVYLKSTRMVQSDSAEITALAKELISKASTEYEAVTAILNHVSDNVKYTYNPPQYDALYTMKTKSGNCQNYAHMSIALLRAAGIPARIVGGISLKQSWKIPLDADNYLVQSIGQGGHAWMEIYFPDLGWLSYDPQQSKQFTSSRHIKQTHGLDSNDINDSWKASPYLPEYDENIDAKFLADAISLTPKFSDSAPRAYLFSNNLIAKAAAPKVEEKPIPAAEEKPAPPAVSKPPVPVLPKEKNLEFGNMQFPNLVDLYQVIGDRGVRIMDKETAEYVTSKYIYAQAFDIDEKLQINEVSLAMRKFGGDGTVYIDLVSDDNTRPSLKGIRSQPMFLDNIKKRRGYYWVDFHFPDKVALEKGRYWIVFRHSGEAIMNWFYIPGNPFGDSDDTRSTLKGYKWEDIQNYDFVFKVKVERL; this is encoded by the coding sequence ATGAGAAAAAACCTTATCCGTCTTGCTTTATGCCTTCTTTTAGTTTTCTCCTGCAATATAGTTTTTGCAAAAACCATCATCCTTGAGGGCAGGCTTGACAGCAGAATCAGTGTGACACAGCAGATGGGTTTCAGCGTTGACAAACCGCTTAATAAATTTATGTTCAGGTTTGCCCTGCCTGCCGCATTTTCAAATAAAGTCGTCTCACAGGATACAAAAACGCCTGATGTCAGATTTGACCCTGAGCCTTCAAAGGTTGATGATGAGGTTGATCCATTCGGCAACCGTTTTAAGTCAGTCACTTGGAATAACATTAACAAAGATGTGCGGGTCAATATAAACTTTGAGACGCACATAAAATCAGAACTCGCTGCAATGGAAAGCAAGGCGGCCTTCCCTTTAAAATCAATTCCCCAGAGTGAAGCAGTTTATCTTAAATCCACAAGGATGGTTCAGAGCGACAGCGCTGAAATAACGGCTTTGGCAAAAGAACTAATTTCAAAGGCATCTACAGAATACGAGGCTGTCACTGCTATTTTAAACCATGTCTCAGACAATGTTAAATATACCTACAATCCGCCTCAGTATGATGCGCTTTACACAATGAAGACAAAATCAGGCAACTGTCAGAATTATGCGCATATGAGCATAGCGCTCCTGAGGGCAGCCGGAATTCCTGCAAGGATTGTGGGGGGCATCAGCCTCAAACAGTCTTGGAAAATTCCGCTTGACGCCGATAATTATCTCGTGCAGAGCATCGGGCAAGGCGGGCATGCATGGATGGAGATCTACTTTCCTGACTTAGGCTGGCTGTCTTACGACCCCCAGCAGTCAAAGCAGTTTACTTCTTCACGGCACATCAAACAAACTCACGGGCTTGACTCCAATGACATAAATGATTCATGGAAGGCGTCTCCTTACCTGCCTGAGTATGATGAAAATATTGATGCAAAATTTTTAGCCGATGCAATTTCACTTACGCCGAAATTTTCCGACAGCGCTCCGAGAGCATATCTTTTCAGCAATAACTTGATTGCAAAGGCTGCGGCTCCGAAGGTTGAAGAAAAGCCGATACCGGCGGCAGAGGAAAAGCCCGCGCCCCCTGCTGTATCAAAACCGCCCGTGCCTGTTTTGCCGAAGGAGAAGAATCTGGAATTTGGCAACATGCAATTCCCAAATCTTGTTGATTTATATCAGGTCATAGGTGACAGGGGTGTAAGGATTATGGATAAAGAAACCGCTGAATACGTGACGTCTAAATATATTTATGCGCAGGCGTTTGATATTGACGAGAAACTCCAGATTAATGAGGTTTCCTTAGCCATGAGGAAATTCGGAGGAGACGGCACGGTTTACATTGACCTCGTATCTGACGACAATACCAGACCGAGCCTCAAAGGCATAAGGTCACAGCCCATGTTTCTTGATAACATCAAAAAAAGACGCGGCTACTATTGGGTGGATTTTCACTTCCCTGATAAAGTGGCCTTGGAAAAAGGCAGGTACTGGATTGTGTTCAGGCATTCAGGGGAAGCGATAATGAACTGGTTTTACATCCCGGGGAATCCTTTCGGCGACAGCGATGACACCCGTTCAACCTTAAAAGGCTACAAATGGGAAGACATACAGAATTATGATTTTGTATTTAAGGTAAAGGTAGAGAGGCTGTAA
- a CDS encoding ATP-binding protein — translation MNLYPRKILREIKKYLYEPGIIVLVGARQVGKTSILHLVIEELNKQKANKKHVHYFDLEDFTILEILNKGIKEFIGLLKASGADIEKQNYIFIDEIQYMQNPANFLKLLNDKHKNLKLIVSGSSTLEIRRKFKDSLAGRKVVFEVYPLDFYEFLIFKNEKKLADAVLKSNIRHFKPGDKIEELPAKYFASELAGYFREYVVFGGYPKIALEAEQEKKVAYLMDIYNSYIKKDIKDIMRIDNITAFNNLIKALSLQTGGMINISELCTTVKIARDTLERYLFLLENTFVIKTITPFSNNPRKEISKMKKIYFVDTGLRNIVVKNFHDLESRTDSGGLLENTVCGNIMKNLPPLSELHFWRTLSKNEVDFVLVEDNKPKAIEVKNFSFKSPRVPTGIRHFEKDYQTDISFVLNKDFWGEYNNVYFSPVWLC, via the coding sequence ATGAACCTATATCCAAGAAAGATACTACGGGAAATAAAAAAATACCTTTATGAGCCTGGCATAATAGTGCTTGTTGGTGCAAGGCAGGTTGGGAAAACATCAATACTTCATCTGGTTATTGAGGAGTTAAATAAACAAAAAGCAAACAAAAAACACGTGCATTATTTTGACCTTGAAGATTTCACAATACTTGAAATTCTGAATAAGGGGATAAAAGAGTTCATTGGTTTATTAAAGGCATCAGGGGCAGACATTGAGAAACAGAATTATATTTTTATTGATGAAATTCAGTACATGCAAAATCCTGCAAACTTTTTAAAATTGCTTAATGACAAACACAAGAATCTTAAACTGATTGTTTCAGGTTCATCTACACTTGAAATAAGGCGGAAATTTAAAGACTCCCTTGCAGGACGGAAGGTAGTGTTTGAGGTTTATCCCCTTGACTTCTACGAATTTCTAATATTTAAAAATGAAAAAAAACTCGCTGATGCTGTATTAAAAAGCAATATACGGCACTTTAAACCGGGTGATAAAATTGAAGAACTTCCTGCCAAATATTTCGCTTCTGAACTGGCGGGGTATTTTAGAGAATACGTAGTATTTGGCGGATACCCGAAGATTGCCCTTGAGGCAGAGCAGGAAAAGAAGGTGGCATATCTAATGGACATTTATAATTCTTATATAAAAAAGGACATAAAAGATATTATGAGGATTGATAATATCACGGCATTCAATAATCTTATTAAAGCCCTTTCATTACAGACGGGGGGGATGATAAACATTTCAGAACTGTGTACTACGGTAAAGATTGCGAGAGATACCCTTGAGAGGTATCTTTTCTTACTTGAAAACACCTTTGTTATAAAAACTATTACGCCTTTTTCAAATAATCCAAGGAAAGAAATCAGCAAGATGAAAAAAATCTATTTTGTGGATACCGGCCTTAGGAATATTGTAGTTAAAAATTTTCATGACCTTGAAAGCAGAACCGATTCAGGGGGGCTTCTTGAAAACACTGTATGCGGTAATATAATGAAAAACCTCCCGCCGCTTTCTGAACTTCACTTCTGGAGAACGCTTTCAAAAAACGAGGTTGATTTTGTACTTGTTGAAGATAATAAGCCAAAAGCAATAGAGGTCAAGAATTTCTCTTTCAAATCACCGCGTGTACCGACCGGGATAAGGCACTTTGAGAAAGATTATCAAACTGATATATCATTTGTGTTGAATAAGGATTTTTGGGGGGAATATAACAATGTGTATTTTTCCCCTGTGTGGCTGTGTTGA
- a CDS encoding cation:proton antiporter — MAISFALIILLGLFSDYLFKRLRLPGLIGMLLAGIFLGPYVFNVIDPALITVSADFRMLALVVILLRAGFAVKRDTLNKVGRRAVIMGFTPAVFEGAVIALTAPIFFSISFFEAALLGSVIAAVSPAVVVPSMLKFIEDHRGTKKGIPTLLLASSSLDNVFVIVIFSALIGIYEGENTNIFLKLLEIPVSVAVGIITGAVIGFALYKLFEIYKPRATKKTLIVIGTAVLLTWLEKILRPFAPLSAISGIIAIGFIMLEKSEPIAHVISLKLGKIWVFAEILLFVMAGAQVDINTALEAGLAGAAVILLGLLARSAGTYVSLIKSGLNSKEKLFCIVSYIPKATVQAAVGAVPLSIGVKSGGIILAVAVLSIIFTAPLGAIGMNIAGEKIFGKD; from the coding sequence ATGGCAATAAGTTTTGCGCTCATCATACTTTTGGGGCTGTTTTCCGATTATCTGTTTAAGAGGCTGCGCCTTCCCGGGCTTATCGGGATGCTCCTTGCCGGCATATTTTTAGGGCCTTATGTATTTAATGTTATTGACCCCGCCCTGATAACAGTATCCGCGGATTTCAGGATGCTGGCCCTCGTAGTCATTCTCCTCAGGGCTGGATTTGCCGTAAAAAGAGATACTCTTAACAAAGTGGGCAGGCGTGCTGTAATAATGGGGTTCACGCCTGCCGTGTTTGAGGGCGCGGTGATTGCCCTTACAGCACCGATATTTTTCAGCATAAGTTTTTTTGAAGCCGCCCTGTTAGGCTCTGTCATTGCCGCCGTCTCACCGGCAGTCGTAGTGCCTTCAATGCTGAAATTTATTGAGGACCACCGCGGGACAAAAAAAGGCATCCCAACATTACTGCTCGCATCCTCGTCTTTGGACAATGTATTCGTGATAGTAATATTTTCAGCGCTCATCGGCATATACGAGGGGGAAAATACAAACATTTTTTTAAAACTTTTAGAAATACCGGTTTCCGTCGCTGTGGGCATTATCACCGGGGCTGTAATCGGATTTGCATTGTATAAACTTTTTGAAATATATAAGCCGAGGGCCACCAAAAAAACTTTGATTGTCATAGGAACCGCAGTACTACTCACCTGGCTTGAAAAAATCCTTAGACCTTTTGCACCGCTTTCAGCGATTTCCGGCATCATAGCAATAGGATTTATCATGCTTGAAAAATCCGAGCCCATCGCCCATGTGATATCCCTGAAACTCGGCAAGATATGGGTGTTTGCAGAAATACTTCTCTTCGTCATGGCCGGCGCACAGGTTGATATTAATACGGCATTGGAAGCAGGCCTGGCAGGCGCCGCGGTCATACTTTTGGGTTTACTGGCAAGGAGCGCCGGCACATATGTATCCCTCATAAAGAGCGGCTTAAATTCAAAAGAGAAGTTATTCTGTATTGTCTCATATATTCCAAAGGCAACGGTGCAGGCGGCAGTCGGCGCCGTGCCTCTTTCCATCGGGGTTAAATCAGGCGGTATAATCCTTGCCGTTGCAGTCTTATCAATTATTTTTACCGCACCGCTCGGCGCCATCGGGATGAATATTGCGGGAGAAAAGATATTCGGGAAAGATTAG
- a CDS encoding MFS transporter, giving the protein MDTDRKIIGLHRNVFFAGLVSFFMDLSSEMIYPLVPIFLSTVLGVNKSVIGLIEGIAESTASLLKVFSGWLSDRMGKRKALMIAGYGISALSRPIVAFSTLWGHVLAFRFVDRFGKGIRGAPRDAVIAESTPMTELGRSFGFHRSMDTLGAVIGPAMAFLILSIFTGNFRLVFWLSMIPAIIAVLVIVFLIKEKGQGSQVSVKSDSVGKEKLTLKTDTNLNPGTLEPLNPHSFDWRFKLFVAVATLFALGNSSDVFLILRAANLGIEETQIPILYLSFNLIYSLTSVPAGIFSDKFGKKRVILLGFILFGFVYYGFTGASQQWHIWALFMLYGIFMGLTEGVQKAFIGTIIPQNMKATGYGIFNTFTGLAMLPASIIGGWLWDNISPSATFYFGAVTASAATLLFIILIGLVKTKG; this is encoded by the coding sequence ATGGACACTGACAGAAAAATCATAGGACTGCACAGAAATGTGTTTTTCGCAGGACTCGTGAGCTTTTTCATGGACCTGAGCTCTGAGATGATATATCCCCTTGTCCCGATTTTTCTGAGCACTGTTTTAGGCGTCAATAAATCCGTAATCGGGCTTATTGAAGGAATCGCAGAAAGCACGGCAAGTCTTTTAAAGGTTTTCTCCGGATGGCTTTCAGACAGAATGGGCAAAAGAAAAGCCCTCATGATTGCAGGCTATGGGATTTCCGCATTAAGCAGACCCATAGTAGCGTTTTCAACCCTGTGGGGGCATGTGCTTGCATTCCGCTTTGTAGACAGGTTTGGCAAAGGTATAAGAGGCGCTCCGCGTGATGCAGTAATCGCTGAATCAACACCCATGACTGAGCTCGGGCGTTCATTCGGATTCCATAGGAGTATGGATACACTCGGCGCAGTTATAGGACCTGCAATGGCATTTCTCATCCTTTCCATTTTCACGGGAAACTTCAGGCTTGTCTTCTGGCTTTCAATGATACCGGCGATAATTGCGGTTTTGGTTATTGTCTTTTTGATTAAGGAAAAGGGTCAAGGATCCCAAGTGTCAGTGAAAAGTGACAGTGTCGGCAAAGAAAAACTGACACTAAAAACTGACACTAACTTGAATCCTGGAACCCTTGAACCCTTGAACCCTCATTCTTTTGACTGGCGGTTTAAACTTTTTGTCGCCGTCGCAACCCTGTTCGCCCTCGGCAATTCAAGCGATGTATTTCTGATTCTGAGAGCGGCAAATCTCGGCATTGAAGAGACTCAGATACCAATACTCTATCTTTCATTTAATCTCATCTACTCGCTTACCTCAGTGCCTGCCGGAATTTTCTCAGACAAGTTCGGAAAAAAGCGGGTCATACTTTTGGGTTTTATATTGTTCGGATTTGTTTATTATGGATTTACCGGGGCATCTCAGCAATGGCATATCTGGGCATTGTTTATGCTTTACGGTATATTCATGGGGCTTACCGAAGGCGTGCAAAAGGCATTCATCGGGACTATCATTCCGCAGAATATGAAGGCAACCGGCTACGGGATTTTTAACACCTTCACAGGGCTTGCAATGCTCCCTGCAAGCATCATAGGCGGATGGCTCTGGGATAACATCTCCCCTTCCGCAACTTTTTACTTCGGAGCGGTAACCGCAAGCGCAGCAACCCTGCTGTTCATAATATTGATCGGACTTGTAAAAACAAAGGGCTGA
- a CDS encoding transposase produces the protein MARPLRIEYDGALYHITSRGNEKKPIYKDDTDRNIFLDALHKVNKRYNWICHGYCLMNNHYHLMIETPDGNLSKGMRQLNGVYTQIFNNKHNRVGHIFQGRYKAILIQKENHLLEVCRYVVLNPVRAKSVEGIKDWKWSSYHATAGIEKSHSCLTTDWILGQFAQKKGAAEKKYREFVEAGTGEKTIWEDIKGQSILGSNEFVENLIGYVKGHEDIKEIPKCQRHINRPALKEIFNKEISLNKKYRNKHIKEAVNKFGYTQKEVADSLGLFYTTISRIVNDKQ, from the coding sequence ATGGCGAGACCGTTAAGAATAGAATACGATGGGGCTTTGTATCACATTACATCACGCGGTAATGAAAAAAAGCCCATCTATAAGGACGACACAGACCGCAATATCTTTCTTGATGCACTTCACAAGGTAAACAAGAGATACAACTGGATATGCCATGGTTATTGTCTGATGAATAACCATTACCATCTTATGATTGAAACCCCTGACGGCAATCTTTCAAAGGGAATGCGGCAGTTGAATGGCGTATATACTCAAATATTCAACAATAAACACAACCGCGTAGGTCATATATTCCAAGGCAGATACAAGGCGATACTTATACAGAAGGAAAATCATTTGCTTGAGGTATGCCGGTATGTAGTGTTAAACCCTGTACGTGCAAAGTCCGTAGAAGGCATTAAAGATTGGAAGTGGAGCAGTTACCACGCAACAGCAGGGATTGAAAAATCTCATTCTTGTTTGACAACAGACTGGATATTAGGTCAATTTGCACAGAAGAAGGGGGCAGCGGAGAAGAAATACAGGGAATTCGTAGAGGCCGGGACAGGGGAAAAAACAATATGGGAAGATATTAAGGGTCAGAGCATTCTCGGAAGTAATGAGTTTGTAGAAAATTTAATTGGATATGTAAAAGGACATGAGGACATTAAAGAAATACCAAAATGCCAGAGGCATATAAATAGACCTGCACTTAAAGAAATCTTTAATAAAGAAATATCGTTGAATAAAAAATATAGGAACAAACATATAAAAGAGGCTGTTAACAAATTTGGTTACACCCAAAAGGAAGTTGCAGATTCCCTCGGATTGTTTTATACAACAATTAGCAGAATTGTAAATGATAAACAGTAA